In a single window of the Osmerus eperlanus chromosome 2, fOsmEpe2.1, whole genome shotgun sequence genome:
- the ccndx gene encoding cyclin Dx, which produces MSVSLWCEEEEGQSQAQEQDSARGEATLRAHWDPSVSGQRVVQRLLQLEERYLPSPLYIALVQRDPQRREELAKWAMEVCCDCSLDEAVFPLCVSLLDRYLSATLSLPVSPYCLAAACVLIASKLTESHNVSADALCAAADHSFLPSSLREMERVVLGTLRWDTAAVTPQDFMPHFLPAFERRTEGDTGALVSTLRRHGDTLVAMCVCDSRFLGAPPSLLAAAALDSALRGLGHRGAERTAHSTLARLCQADEVVLQCYSELIDAALTQRLGSGPQSNREEKEGEMEDERAGTPTDMREVDF; this is translated from the exons atgtctgtgtctctgtggtgcgaggaggaggagggccagaGCCAGGCCCAGGAGCAGGACTCGGCCAGGGGGGAGGCCACGCTCCGAGCCCACTGGGACCCCAGCGTGTCTGGGCAGCGTGTCGTCCAGAGACTGctccagctggaggagaggtaCCTGCCTTCCCCCCTCTACATCGCCCTCGTTCAGAGAGACCCCCAGCGCAGAGAGGAGCTTGCCAAGTGGGCCATGGAG GTGTGCTGCGACTGCAGCCTGGACGAGGCGGTCttccccctgtgtgtctctctgctggacCGCTATCTCTCAGCCACCCTGTCGCTGCCCGTGTCTCCCTACTGCCTGGCTGCCGCCTGCGTCCTCATCGCCTCCAAACTCACGGAGAGCCACAACGTCAGCGCCGACGCCCTCTGCGCCGCGGCGGACCACAGCTTCCTGCCGTCCAGCCTGCGG GAGATGGAGCGAGTGGTTCTGGGGACCCTCCGCTGGGACACGGCAGCCGTCACCCCTCAGGACTTCATGCCTCACTTCCTCCCCGCTTTCGAGCGGAGGACGGAAGGAGACACCGGGGCGTTGGTCTCCACGCTGCGTCGCCACGGTGACACCCTGgttgccatgtgtgtgtgcgactccCGTTTCCTGGGAGCCCCTCCATCCCTGCTGGCTGCCGCTGCTCTAGACTCCGCCCTCCGGGGGCTGGGTCACCGGGGAGCGGAGCGGACAGCTCACTCCACGCTGGCACGGCTCTGCCAGGCTGACGAG GTGGTTCTGCAGTGTTACAGTGAGCTGATAGACGCTGCCCTCACACAGCGCCTGGGAAGCGGACCTCAGAGcaacagagaggagaaggagggagagatggaagatgaGAGAGCAGGCACTCCAACTGATATGAGAGAGGTCGATTTTTAA
- the LOC134036775 gene encoding endothelial zinc finger protein induced by tumor necrosis factor alpha-like, whose protein sequence is METHQCDTCGKSLSSSSNLKQHMMIHTGEKPYSCDLCGKTFSRADTLTLHSRTHTGEKPYSFDLCGQTFSHAGNLRSHCKTHTGEKPYSCDLCDTIFSQASILSLHCKIHTGEKPYSCDLCGKTFGQVGHFTVHRRTHTGEKPYSCPHCDYSCKRNDHLKSHLRIHNKNKPKQ, encoded by the coding sequence atggagacacatcagTGTGACAcctgtgggaagagcctttcctcatccagtaacctcaagcagcacatgatgatccacacaggagagaagccctacagctgtgacctctgtgggaaaACCTTTAGCCGGGCAGATACTCTCACTCTTCACAGCAggacccacactggagagaagccctacagctttgacctctgtggtcaaacctttagccatgctgGCAATTTAAGATCTCACTGCAAgacccacactggagagaagccctacagctgtgacctctgtgatacaATCTTTAGCCAGGCTAGTATTCTCAGCCTTCACTGCAAGATCCACACtggggagaagccctacagctgtgacctctgtgggaaaACCTTTGGCCAGGTTGGCCATTTCACAGTTCACCGAAGaacccacactggagagaagccctacagctgcccACACTGTGACTATTCATGTAAAAGAAATGACCATCTGAAGAGTCACCTGCGTATCCACAATAAAAACAAACCAAAGCAGTGA
- the LOC134036078 gene encoding zinc finger protein 271-like, with amino-acid sequence METHQCDTCGKSLASSRTLKQHMMIHTEKKPYSCDLCGQTFNQARSFREHMTIHTGEKPYSCDLCGQTFSQARSFREHSRIHTGEMPYSCDLCGKNFRHLGSLKRHSRIHTGEKPYSCDLCDKSFNHSCNLKAHSRIHTGEKPYSCDICGQTFSRTNHLKSHRKIHTGEKPYSCDLCGYSCTTNGHLKSHMYIHSGEKRFSCDLCGKTFSHSGQLTVHRRIHTGEKPYSCDLCGKTFTHSGQLTVHSRIHTGEKPYSCDLCGKTFSQASQLTVHSRIHTGEMPYSCDLCGKTFSRADTLTLHSRTHTGEKPYSCDLCDKTFSQTGSLRTHRSTHTGEKPYSCDLCDKTFSQAGSLRSHRSTHTGEKPYSCDLCGQTFSQAGSLRSHRSIHTGEKPYSCDLCGKTFSQAGQLTVHSRIHSGQMPYSCDLCGKTFSQAGNLSLHRRTHTGEKPYSCPHCDFSCKTNGNLKRHLRIHNRKQTKAVKSGAKMSQQSPLPWGMSLYLVALDKNFC; translated from the coding sequence atggagacacatcagTGTGACACCTGTGGGAAGAGCCTTGCCTCATCCAGGACCCTCAAGCAGCACATGATGATCCACACTGaaaagaagccctacagctgtgacctctgtggtcaaaCCTTTAACCAGGCTCGCAGTTTCAGAGAGCACATGacgatccacacaggagagaagccctacagctgtgacctctgtggtcaaacctttagccaggctcgCAGTTTCAGAgagcacagcaggatccacactggagagatgccctacagctgtgacctctgtggtaaaaactTTAGACATCTTGGCAGTTTAAAAcgtcacagcaggatccacacaggagagaagccctacagctgtgacctctgtgataaatcCTTTAACCATTCTTGCAACTTAAAagctcacagcaggatccacacaggagagaagccctacagctgtgacatcTGTGGTCAAACTTTTAGCCGGACTAACCATTTAAAATCTCACCGCaagatccacacaggagagaagccctacagctgtgacctctgtgggtaTAGTTGTACAACAAACGGCCATCTGAAAAGCCACATGTATATCCACTCTGGAGAAAAACGcttcagctgtgacctctgtggtaaaacctttagtcaCTCTGGCCAATTAACAGTTCACagaaggatccacactggagagaagccctacagctgtgacctctgtggtaaaacctttacgCACTCTGGCCAATtaacagttcacagcaggatccacactggagagaagccctacagctgtgacctctgtgggaaaacctttagccaggctagccaattaacagttcacagcaggatccacactggagagatgccctacagctgtgacctctgtgggaaaACCTTTAGCCGGGCAGATACTCTCACTCTTCACAGCAggacccacactggagagaagccctacagctgtgacctctgtgataaaacctttagccagactGGCAGTTTAAGGACTCACCGCAGTACCCACACtggggagaagccctacagctgtgacctctgtgataaaacctttagccaggctggcagttTAAGGTCTCACCGCAGTACCCACACtggggagaagccctacagctgtgacctctgtggtcaaacctttagccaggctggaaGTTTAAGGTCTCACCGCAGTATCCACACaggggagaagccctacagctgtgacctctgtgggaaaacctttagccaggctggccaattaacagttcacagcaggatccactcTGGACAGATGCCCtatagctgtgacctctgtgggaaaacctttagccaggctggtaATCTCAGCCTTCACCGCAggacccacactggagagaagccctacagctgcccACACTGTGACTTTTCATGTAAAACAAATGGCAATCTGAAGAGGCACCTGCGTATCCACAATAGAAAACAAACCAAAGCAGTGAAGTCTGGGGCCAAGATGTCCCAGCAGTCACCCTTGccttggggaatgtccctgtacttagttgctctggataagaacttctgctaa